From one Xiphias gladius isolate SHS-SW01 ecotype Sanya breed wild chromosome 12, ASM1685928v1, whole genome shotgun sequence genomic stretch:
- the kif1c gene encoding kinesin-like protein KIF1C isoform X2 — MMAGASVKVAVRVRPFNSRETGRNAKCVIQMQGNTTCISNPKQPKDGAKNFTFDYSYWSHTTGDDPSFASQKQVYKDIGEEMLLHAFEGYNVCIFAYGQTGAGKSYTMMGKQEPGQEGIIPQLCEDLFQRTGENTDPDLNYSVEVSYMEIYCERVRDLLNPKSQGTLRVREHPILGPYVEDLSKLAVTGFTDIRDLMDAGNKARTVAATNMNETSSRSHAVFTIVFTQKRRDQMTSLDTEKVSKISLVDLAGSERADSSGAKGTRLKEGANINKSLTTLGKVISALAEMSSKKRKSDFIPYRDSVLTWLLKENLGGNSRTAMIAALSPADINYEETLSTLRYADRAKQIRCNAVINEDPNAKLIRELKAEVERLRNLLFSQGLQELLDNAVNNNGPGGVAGGTPSPLQLALSANGLTAKNCSALPAAVELASAGDVPADPDHLIEDGEEGEEAVATETISKEEAAERLLETEKIIAELNETWEEKLRKTESIRLEREALLAEMGVSIKEDGGTLGVFSPKGTPHLVNLNEDPLMSECLLYYIKEGLTRVGQQDVDIKLSGHFIKEIHCVFVSETNDQGEVVVTLEPLVGAETYVNGKQITEAVVLKQGNRIVMGKNHVFRFNHPEQARLERERSVTAEQQGEPEDWNYAQKELLEKQGIDIKLEMEKRLQDMETQYRKEKEEADLLLEQHRLYADSDSGDDSDKRSCEESWRLISSLREKLPANKVQSIVKRCGLPSSGKRREPLRVYQIPQRRRISKDPKRVTIEDLRMQAVKEICYEVALGDFRHSRQEIEALSIVKMKELCRMYAKKDSNERESWRAVAQDVCDTVGIGEERSPPTEEGGGGGGGGGGGETGEGGEKGKVYDLKAHIDKLTDILEEVKLQNNMKDEEIKALRDRMIKMESIIPVQDDDVNGEGGGSPQRDGLGLGDGPDLPEVRVQRLMDEDPAFRRGRLRWLKQEQQRILNLQQQNITKKLRGQNQNQGQNSPTVPIHLPGTGRFIPPQECKLKFPFKSNPAHRLSWGPASAALQALGLGEGGEGGEQREEGGGLAGVEGKGSPSPPPPSQSPALLPLPFQAPPPRMRTPSPHRAWQQRNQGNQGNQGGFHYHHQGKNQNHQHRYRRNSLDSSTHGNSNYDSDQHHIGSGGSGHQGRPRQRRGVSPGPGGERGGGRGGGRDRDGGFNYNQRQHHQYHHHPYYNPHNAPFQPGPHPNYHSLPRSGAPPPPADMLLGAGPQPGGWGFTTPPRMRRQFSAPDLKNNKETPI; from the exons ATGATGGCGGGTGCGTCAGTGAAGGTGGCGGTACGGGTCCGTCCGTTCAACTCCCGGGAGACGGGACGCAACGCCAAGTGTGTGATCCAGATGCAGGGAAACACTACct gtATCTCCAACCCCAAACAGCCCAAAGATGGAGCTAAGAACTTCACCTTCGACTATTCCTACTGGTCACACACAACG GGCGATGACCCCAGCTTTGCGTCTCAGAAGCAGGTGTATAAGGACATTGGAGAGGAGATGCTGCTGCACGCCTTTGAAG GAtacaatgtgtgtatttttgcataCGGCCAGACTGGTGCAGGAAAGAGCTACACCATGATGGGCAAACAGGAGCCTGGACAGGAGGGGATCATACCACAG cTGTGTGAGGACTTGTTTCAGAGAACGGGAGAAAACACAGATCCTGACCTGAACTACTCTGTGGAG gTGTCCTACATGGAGATTTACTGTGAGCGGGTCCGGGATCTGTTGAACCCAAAGTCCCAGGGGACTCTGCGGGTTCGAGAGCATCCCATCCTGGGGCCGTATGTGGAGGACCTGTCCAAACTGGCCGTGACCGGATTCACTGACATCCGGGACCTGATGGACGCCGGCAACAAAGCTCG GACAGTTGCGGCCACAAACATGAATGAGACGTCGTCCAGGTCGCATGCCGTCTTCACCATCGTCTTCACCCAGAAACGACGAGACCAGATGACCAGCCTGGACACTGAGaag GTCAGTAAAATCAGTCTGGTCGACCTGGCTGGAAGCGAGCGAGCTGACTCGTCGGGGGCAAAGGGCACCAGGCtcaag GAAGGCGCGAACATCAACAAATCTCTGACCACGTTGGGAAAAGTGATATCAGCTTTGGCTGAAATG AGCAGTAAGAAGAGGAAAAGTGATTTTATTCCCTACAGAGACTCTGTGCTCACCTGGCTACTGAAGGAAAACCTGG GAGGAAACTCTCGGACGGCCATGATTGCTGCTCTAAGTCCTGCTGACATCAACTACGAAGAAACACTGAGCACTCTGAG GTATGCCGACCGCGCCAAACAGATTCGTTGCAACGCTGTGATCAACGAAGATCCCAACGCCAAACTGATCAGAGAGCTGAAGGCTGAAGTGGAGCGACTGAGGAACCTGCTGTTCTCTCAGGGCCTGCAGGAACTGCTGGATAATGCTG TCAACAACAATGGCCCCGGTGGTGTTGCAGGTGGGACCCCCTCCCCGCTGCAGCTGGCACTCTCAGCCAATGGGCTCACAGCTAAGAATTGCTCCGCCCTTCCAG CTGCAGTCGAGCTGGCGTCTGCAGGTGACGTACCTGCTGACCCTGACCACCTGATCgaggatggagaggaaggcGAGGAGGCCGTTGCCACGGAGACCATCAGTAAAGAGGAAGCGGCCGAGAGACTGCTG gaGACAGAGAAGATCATCGCTGAGCTTAACGAGACGTGGGAAGAGAAACTAAGAAAGACAGAATCTATTCGTCTGGAGAG AGAGGCCCTGCTGGCAGAAATGGGCGTGTCCATTAAAGAAGACGGAGGAACGCTGGGTGTCTTCTCTCCTAAAGGA acgCCTCACCTGGTCAACCTGAATGAGGACCCTCTGATGTCGGAGTGTCTCCTCTACTACATCAAGGAGGGACTCACCAG ggttGGACAGCAGGATGTGGACATTAAACTGTCCGGTCACTTTATAAAGGAGATTCACTGCGTTTTTGTCAGTGAGACCAATGACCAGGGAGAAG tggtGGTCACTCTGGAGCCGTTGGTCGGGGCAGAGACGTACGTCAACGGGAAGCAGATCACCGAAGCTGTCGTCCTCAAACAAG GTAACCGCATCGTGATGGGGAAGAACCACGTGTTTCGGTTCAACCACCCGGAGCAGGCGAGGCTGGAGAGGGAGCGCAGCGTCACGGCCGAGCAGCAGGGGGAGCCGGAGGACTGGAACTACGCTCAGAAAGAACTGCTGGAGAAACAAGGCATCGACATCAAACTGGAGATGGAGAAGAG ACTGCAGGACATGGAGACTCAGTACCgtaaagagaaggaggaggcggATCTGCTGCTGGAGCAACACAGGCTG tatgCTGACAGTGACAGCGGTGACGACTCAGACAAACGCTCCTGTGAGGAGAGCTGGAGGCTGATTTCCTCCCTGAGAGAGAAACTACCTGCCAACAAG gTGCAGTCTATAGTGAAGCGTTGTGGACTGCCCAGCAGCGGGAAGAGGAGGGAGCCTCTCAGAGTCTATCAGATCCCCCAGAGGAGGAGGATCAGCAAAGACCCCAAACGGGTCACCATCGAAGACCTACGCATGCAGGCTGTCAAAGAGATCTGCTACGAg gtGGCTCTGGGAGACTTCCGTCACTCCCGTCAGGAGATCGAGGCCCTGTCCATCGTCAAGATGAAGGAACTCTGCCGCATGTACGCCAAGAAGGACTCCAACgagagggagagctggaggGCCGTGGCCCAGGACGTCTGCGACACCGTGGGCATCGGAGAGGAGAGGAGCCCCCCCacggaggagggagggggaggaggaggaggaggaggaggaggagagacgggggagggaggagagaaaggaaaagtgtATGACCTGAAGGCTCACATCGATAAACTGACTGACATTTTAGAG GAGGTGAAGCTGCAGAACAACATGAAGGATGAGGAGATCAAAGCTCTGAGAGACAGAATGATCAAGATGGAGAGCATCATACCTGTCCAG GACGACGACGTGAACGGCGAAGGAGGCGGGTCTCCTCAGAGAGACGGGCTCGGGCTCGGCGACGGCCCCGACCTGCCGGAGGTCCGAGTTCAACGGCTGATGGACGAGGACCCGGCGTTCAGGAGAGGACGCCTGCGCTGGCTGAAACAGGAACAGCAGCGAATCCTgaacctgcagcagcagaacaTCACCAAGAAACTACGCGGCCAAAACCAGAACCAAG GTCAGAACTCCCCCACTGTCCCCATACACCTCCCAGGGACCGGCCGCTTCATCCCTCCACAGGAATGCAAGCTAAAGTTCCCCTTTAAGAGTAACCCCGCCCACCGGTTGTCATGGGGACCAGCCAGCGCCGCCCTGCAGGCCCTGGGTctgggggagggaggagaggggggggagcagagggaggagggaggaggattAGCAGGAGTTGAGGGTAAAggttctccctctcctcctcctccgagTCAGTCTCCTGCTCTCTTGCCCCTCCCCTTCCAGGCCCCGCCCCCTCGCATGCGCACCCCCAGCCCTCATCGTGCCTGGCAACAGCGTAACCAAGGAAACCAGGGTAACCAGGGCGGCTTCCACTACCATCACCAGggcaaaaaccaaaaccaccagCACCGCTACCGCCGCAACTCTCTGGACAGCTCCACCCACGGCAACAGTAACTACGACAGCGACCAGCATCATATAGGCAGTGGGGGCAGCGGTCACCAGGGGCGACCGAGGCAGAGGAGGGGGGTGTCGCCTGGGCcagggggggagagaggaggagggagaggaggagggagagacagagatggaggctTCAATTATAATCAACGCCAGCACCATCAGTACCACCACCATCCCTACTACAACCCCCACAATGCACCATTCCAGCCAGGACCTCACCCCAACTACCACAGCCTGCCACGCTCCGGGGCACCGCCCCCTCCTGCTGACATGTTGCTGGGTGCCGGGCCACAGCCGGGGGGGTGGGGCTTCACCACCCCTCCCAGGATGAGACGGCAGTTCAGTGCACCGGACCTCAAAAACAACAAGGAGACCCccatctga
- the kif1c gene encoding kinesin-like protein KIF1C isoform X1, producing MMAGASVKVAVRVRPFNSRETGRNAKCVIQMQGNTTCISNPKQPKDGAKNFTFDYSYWSHTTGDDPSFASQKQVYKDIGEEMLLHAFEGYNVCIFAYGQTGAGKSYTMMGKQEPGQEGIIPQLCEDLFQRTGENTDPDLNYSVEVSYMEIYCERVRDLLNPKSQGTLRVREHPILGPYVEDLSKLAVTGFTDIRDLMDAGNKARTVAATNMNETSSRSHAVFTIVFTQKRRDQMTSLDTEKVSKISLVDLAGSERADSSGAKGTRLKEGANINKSLTTLGKVISALAEMQSSKKRKSDFIPYRDSVLTWLLKENLGGNSRTAMIAALSPADINYEETLSTLRYADRAKQIRCNAVINEDPNAKLIRELKAEVERLRNLLFSQGLQELLDNAVNNNGPGGVAGGTPSPLQLALSANGLTAKNCSALPAAVELASAGDVPADPDHLIEDGEEGEEAVATETISKEEAAERLLETEKIIAELNETWEEKLRKTESIRLEREALLAEMGVSIKEDGGTLGVFSPKGTPHLVNLNEDPLMSECLLYYIKEGLTRVGQQDVDIKLSGHFIKEIHCVFVSETNDQGEVVVTLEPLVGAETYVNGKQITEAVVLKQGNRIVMGKNHVFRFNHPEQARLERERSVTAEQQGEPEDWNYAQKELLEKQGIDIKLEMEKRLQDMETQYRKEKEEADLLLEQHRLYADSDSGDDSDKRSCEESWRLISSLREKLPANKVQSIVKRCGLPSSGKRREPLRVYQIPQRRRISKDPKRVTIEDLRMQAVKEICYEVALGDFRHSRQEIEALSIVKMKELCRMYAKKDSNERESWRAVAQDVCDTVGIGEERSPPTEEGGGGGGGGGGGETGEGGEKGKVYDLKAHIDKLTDILEEVKLQNNMKDEEIKALRDRMIKMESIIPVQDDDVNGEGGGSPQRDGLGLGDGPDLPEVRVQRLMDEDPAFRRGRLRWLKQEQQRILNLQQQNITKKLRGQNQNQGQNSPTVPIHLPGTGRFIPPQECKLKFPFKSNPAHRLSWGPASAALQALGLGEGGEGGEQREEGGGLAGVEGKGSPSPPPPSQSPALLPLPFQAPPPRMRTPSPHRAWQQRNQGNQGNQGGFHYHHQGKNQNHQHRYRRNSLDSSTHGNSNYDSDQHHIGSGGSGHQGRPRQRRGVSPGPGGERGGGRGGGRDRDGGFNYNQRQHHQYHHHPYYNPHNAPFQPGPHPNYHSLPRSGAPPPPADMLLGAGPQPGGWGFTTPPRMRRQFSAPDLKNNKETPI from the exons ATGATGGCGGGTGCGTCAGTGAAGGTGGCGGTACGGGTCCGTCCGTTCAACTCCCGGGAGACGGGACGCAACGCCAAGTGTGTGATCCAGATGCAGGGAAACACTACct gtATCTCCAACCCCAAACAGCCCAAAGATGGAGCTAAGAACTTCACCTTCGACTATTCCTACTGGTCACACACAACG GGCGATGACCCCAGCTTTGCGTCTCAGAAGCAGGTGTATAAGGACATTGGAGAGGAGATGCTGCTGCACGCCTTTGAAG GAtacaatgtgtgtatttttgcataCGGCCAGACTGGTGCAGGAAAGAGCTACACCATGATGGGCAAACAGGAGCCTGGACAGGAGGGGATCATACCACAG cTGTGTGAGGACTTGTTTCAGAGAACGGGAGAAAACACAGATCCTGACCTGAACTACTCTGTGGAG gTGTCCTACATGGAGATTTACTGTGAGCGGGTCCGGGATCTGTTGAACCCAAAGTCCCAGGGGACTCTGCGGGTTCGAGAGCATCCCATCCTGGGGCCGTATGTGGAGGACCTGTCCAAACTGGCCGTGACCGGATTCACTGACATCCGGGACCTGATGGACGCCGGCAACAAAGCTCG GACAGTTGCGGCCACAAACATGAATGAGACGTCGTCCAGGTCGCATGCCGTCTTCACCATCGTCTTCACCCAGAAACGACGAGACCAGATGACCAGCCTGGACACTGAGaag GTCAGTAAAATCAGTCTGGTCGACCTGGCTGGAAGCGAGCGAGCTGACTCGTCGGGGGCAAAGGGCACCAGGCtcaag GAAGGCGCGAACATCAACAAATCTCTGACCACGTTGGGAAAAGTGATATCAGCTTTGGCTGAAATG CAGAGCAGTAAGAAGAGGAAAAGTGATTTTATTCCCTACAGAGACTCTGTGCTCACCTGGCTACTGAAGGAAAACCTGG GAGGAAACTCTCGGACGGCCATGATTGCTGCTCTAAGTCCTGCTGACATCAACTACGAAGAAACACTGAGCACTCTGAG GTATGCCGACCGCGCCAAACAGATTCGTTGCAACGCTGTGATCAACGAAGATCCCAACGCCAAACTGATCAGAGAGCTGAAGGCTGAAGTGGAGCGACTGAGGAACCTGCTGTTCTCTCAGGGCCTGCAGGAACTGCTGGATAATGCTG TCAACAACAATGGCCCCGGTGGTGTTGCAGGTGGGACCCCCTCCCCGCTGCAGCTGGCACTCTCAGCCAATGGGCTCACAGCTAAGAATTGCTCCGCCCTTCCAG CTGCAGTCGAGCTGGCGTCTGCAGGTGACGTACCTGCTGACCCTGACCACCTGATCgaggatggagaggaaggcGAGGAGGCCGTTGCCACGGAGACCATCAGTAAAGAGGAAGCGGCCGAGAGACTGCTG gaGACAGAGAAGATCATCGCTGAGCTTAACGAGACGTGGGAAGAGAAACTAAGAAAGACAGAATCTATTCGTCTGGAGAG AGAGGCCCTGCTGGCAGAAATGGGCGTGTCCATTAAAGAAGACGGAGGAACGCTGGGTGTCTTCTCTCCTAAAGGA acgCCTCACCTGGTCAACCTGAATGAGGACCCTCTGATGTCGGAGTGTCTCCTCTACTACATCAAGGAGGGACTCACCAG ggttGGACAGCAGGATGTGGACATTAAACTGTCCGGTCACTTTATAAAGGAGATTCACTGCGTTTTTGTCAGTGAGACCAATGACCAGGGAGAAG tggtGGTCACTCTGGAGCCGTTGGTCGGGGCAGAGACGTACGTCAACGGGAAGCAGATCACCGAAGCTGTCGTCCTCAAACAAG GTAACCGCATCGTGATGGGGAAGAACCACGTGTTTCGGTTCAACCACCCGGAGCAGGCGAGGCTGGAGAGGGAGCGCAGCGTCACGGCCGAGCAGCAGGGGGAGCCGGAGGACTGGAACTACGCTCAGAAAGAACTGCTGGAGAAACAAGGCATCGACATCAAACTGGAGATGGAGAAGAG ACTGCAGGACATGGAGACTCAGTACCgtaaagagaaggaggaggcggATCTGCTGCTGGAGCAACACAGGCTG tatgCTGACAGTGACAGCGGTGACGACTCAGACAAACGCTCCTGTGAGGAGAGCTGGAGGCTGATTTCCTCCCTGAGAGAGAAACTACCTGCCAACAAG gTGCAGTCTATAGTGAAGCGTTGTGGACTGCCCAGCAGCGGGAAGAGGAGGGAGCCTCTCAGAGTCTATCAGATCCCCCAGAGGAGGAGGATCAGCAAAGACCCCAAACGGGTCACCATCGAAGACCTACGCATGCAGGCTGTCAAAGAGATCTGCTACGAg gtGGCTCTGGGAGACTTCCGTCACTCCCGTCAGGAGATCGAGGCCCTGTCCATCGTCAAGATGAAGGAACTCTGCCGCATGTACGCCAAGAAGGACTCCAACgagagggagagctggaggGCCGTGGCCCAGGACGTCTGCGACACCGTGGGCATCGGAGAGGAGAGGAGCCCCCCCacggaggagggagggggaggaggaggaggaggaggaggaggagagacgggggagggaggagagaaaggaaaagtgtATGACCTGAAGGCTCACATCGATAAACTGACTGACATTTTAGAG GAGGTGAAGCTGCAGAACAACATGAAGGATGAGGAGATCAAAGCTCTGAGAGACAGAATGATCAAGATGGAGAGCATCATACCTGTCCAG GACGACGACGTGAACGGCGAAGGAGGCGGGTCTCCTCAGAGAGACGGGCTCGGGCTCGGCGACGGCCCCGACCTGCCGGAGGTCCGAGTTCAACGGCTGATGGACGAGGACCCGGCGTTCAGGAGAGGACGCCTGCGCTGGCTGAAACAGGAACAGCAGCGAATCCTgaacctgcagcagcagaacaTCACCAAGAAACTACGCGGCCAAAACCAGAACCAAG GTCAGAACTCCCCCACTGTCCCCATACACCTCCCAGGGACCGGCCGCTTCATCCCTCCACAGGAATGCAAGCTAAAGTTCCCCTTTAAGAGTAACCCCGCCCACCGGTTGTCATGGGGACCAGCCAGCGCCGCCCTGCAGGCCCTGGGTctgggggagggaggagaggggggggagcagagggaggagggaggaggattAGCAGGAGTTGAGGGTAAAggttctccctctcctcctcctccgagTCAGTCTCCTGCTCTCTTGCCCCTCCCCTTCCAGGCCCCGCCCCCTCGCATGCGCACCCCCAGCCCTCATCGTGCCTGGCAACAGCGTAACCAAGGAAACCAGGGTAACCAGGGCGGCTTCCACTACCATCACCAGggcaaaaaccaaaaccaccagCACCGCTACCGCCGCAACTCTCTGGACAGCTCCACCCACGGCAACAGTAACTACGACAGCGACCAGCATCATATAGGCAGTGGGGGCAGCGGTCACCAGGGGCGACCGAGGCAGAGGAGGGGGGTGTCGCCTGGGCcagggggggagagaggaggagggagaggaggagggagagacagagatggaggctTCAATTATAATCAACGCCAGCACCATCAGTACCACCACCATCCCTACTACAACCCCCACAATGCACCATTCCAGCCAGGACCTCACCCCAACTACCACAGCCTGCCACGCTCCGGGGCACCGCCCCCTCCTGCTGACATGTTGCTGGGTGCCGGGCCACAGCCGGGGGGGTGGGGCTTCACCACCCCTCCCAGGATGAGACGGCAGTTCAGTGCACCGGACCTCAAAAACAACAAGGAGACCCccatctga